The genome window CCTGGCAGATCTGGAACAGCATCTATGAGGAGAACTGCTTCAAGTAAACACTTCGCACTAAGAGCTtccacagtaacacacagttaAAAGAGtcgtgctagcagctctgtgaggctgcggGTGCAACAGGctttgtgttagcatgctaacacggcCATGATGGTGCGGCTGGAGGACTTATCTGAATACTTGGACAGCTAAGACAAACAGCCTGTTCTCAGCTGATCCAAGAAGCAATTcaaagagtttatttagctgaagaaggaggagaattttctgaagctttcacttcatcagaaacattaaaatttaaaatcacTAAAtctggagatacatggttttcactggacaggaagggctTGAAGAAAAGTAACTAGTGAGTAAGAAGtgtaaagttgcataaaatggaaatattcaagtaaagtacatcAAACTTGTACTCAAGTGCAGTAAGTGTGTGTCGTTCCATTGCACCGCTGGGAGTCAGTtcgtctctcctccttcactccccCTCACAGACCGTTTACCGTCAGACGTCCGTTGATTCCCAGCAGCTCAGGCAGTGAAGGTAACGCCTCTTTCCTGACACATCGCAGCatcattcacttcatttgaGCTCTTTCTTTAACCTGCCTGCCTGTAAACATCAACGCTGGTCTGTTTATTACAGCGAAGACCTTCTACAGCTGGCTGGAAGGTAGGCTGACGTCTCACCTGAGGAAGGCCCACAGACGGACATGCTGCTCGCTCTCggttcagctctgtgtttgtgtctctgtcaggtCAGTGTGTAGAGAAGAGGGCCTTCTACCGCCTCATCTCCGGCCTCCATTCCAGCATCAACGTCCACCTGAGCGCCAGATACCTCTTGGATGGTGAGACACGCTAGCACAAAGACGTGAAGTCAGTCACAAGACAGAAACGGACTGAATGTATGTAGATTTGTAAATCCTTATCCTTAAATAATGAACAGATCTGATCATGTAACTGTGACTGTGTTACTTCCATCAATACATCACCTCTGAATTCTTCCTTTCAACAGAAGAACTCCTCTGACTGATGGGTTGATTCTGACCCACTTTGTTGTACTTTCTCATTTTTAAGATGCTGCTTAATCTGCTTCCTGCagatttttcacaataaaatccAAACCTTCCAGTGAAAAGAAAGAATTTTCACTGGAATGAACCAACGTGAGGCTTTTCAGAGAAACATTAACAGCGAAGTAACAAGTCGAAGGAGAGCTGATCAGAAAACTGGGAGGCTTCTTAATAAAGAGCCCTCTCTAATAAAGGCCTGTATTCTTATACAGAATATAAATTATTCCTAACTGACTTCATTTCCTTGTGTGTGAGCAGACTGTGTTTCCCAGCATATCAAAcctctcctgtcctgtcttGATCCGGTACGTCAGCACTGCCTTTCCTCAGCTGTGCTGGTTTTCCCTCTGaacctttcttctctctgtgaaCCCCTTCAGACAGCTGGTTTCAGAAGAAGTGGGGTCACAACGTGTCGGAGTTCAGACAGCGGTTTGATCCGGAGCTGACGGCCGGCGAGGGGCCCAAGAGGCTCCGCAACCTCTACTTCCTGTACCTGATCGAGCTGCGAGCGCTGGCCAAAGCTCTGCCGTTCTTCCAGCAGCCGTCCTTCCAGCTGTACACGGGCAGACCTGAGGAGGACCAGGATCacaaggagctgctgctgcacatcctGCAGCTGGCCAGGTCAGTCTGAGTCCTGGATCTGACACCAGAACGGGGATTCTGGATAACGTACAGCGATGGGAGCAGTGACATTAAAGTGTCTTCACTCTTCATTAATGTAGTcccttgttctgctgctgtatttACTGTGGAACCGGCGGTTTGCTGACTGTgtcctgtccctctgtgtctccaggTCGTTCCCACTGCACTTTGACGAGACGTCTCTGTTTGCCGGGGATGAAAAGGAAGCAGCCAAACTGAAGGTCGGCAACCATTTAAAACTCTGTTAAAGCTGTAAACTGTAGGAAAGAAGTCATGACAGACTGAAGACTTCTTATTCACAGAGAACATGATGGAATATATCAAGCAAAGATAATTCACAGAGTTTTTGACATGGACAGCCGACCTCTGTGGACAAGACTGTTCAAGCTCATAGAACTGAAGATGAGACTCGTCTTATATGAGACGCCTTTTTTCACtaaacaggagaaagaaaactaCAACCCCGACGCTGCgtgaaacatgaataaaacagaatatactcacctgaaaacagcacaaagtcaatatatttcacgtttcacctcatcagcttcattgatttctgtaaatatcgACTTATTTTCAATCtaatgcagcaacacgtttcaaagtCTGGGagagatgtggaacgctccaaaaacacctgtttggtacattccacaggtgaacatgAGTGTCATGATGGAAAGGCTCGGCCattcacgagcgaggatggagtgatgttcaccactttgtgaacacatgattgtggaatcagggttgtaactAAAGGTCAGGGTCAGTGTGTCTGACTGATCGATGTCATTGATTCTTCCTCGAGCAGTGGAGAGACGTTTTATGTCCTCATTGTTTGATTTGTACTGACTAAAGTACCAGAGTCCAgctcctttttcctttcttataAACGAGTTTTAACATTGATCAAACAACAcgtgtgtcttcttcttctgcgtcAGGAGGACGTCAGACTGGCCTTCGTCAACATCTCCAGGATCATGGACTGCGTGGGCTGCTTCAAGTGTCGGCTGTGGGGGAAACTGCAGGCGAGGACACTTTTCCAGCAGCCACATTCAtgatgttcagtgtgtgaaatgtgaaatcatgCAGTCAAACCCTGGCTCGTATTGCTTTGTGATGTGCTGCCTCGTTttgatctctctctcctcatcagACTCAGGGATTAGGAACAGCGCTAAAGATTTTGTTCTCAGAGCGACAGATTGAAGCTCTGCCCTCGTCCAGCGTCCAGCGACCCAGTTTCCAGCTCAGCCGACAGGAGATCGTCTCCCTGCTCAACGCCTTCGGAAGGTGGGAGACTTTCTGTCGCCATCACGTCACAATTTGAAGCGTCTGTGAAATAACTCACAAGGGTTGCATTTGTTGACTGAAACTGGTTTTAAATCTCTGTcaggtgagtgtgtttttgaacatGTGGTCGGTTAatgtggtggaagaagtacacAGATCTTCAGTAAGAGGCAGTTTGTCAGCCATAGTCAGACGGATCCAGTCAGGCTGACCCTCCCAGTCATGACCTCTTTATGAAATGATCCCACAGGATCTCCACCAGCATCAGAGAGCTGAAGACCTTCAGGTCGCTGCTAGCGGAGGAGCggtgacgacgatgatgatgatgagacagCGTCCATCGAGCCTTCagtcctgctgagacatgacgTCAGAGTTGAACATGATGAAGGTGCCTGTCATTTCAAATGTGGCTGAAAGTTCAGGGACTGAGCAGCCAGCTGTTCAGTGTTGTGGTGATTCTGCTTGCGTCCTGAAGATGGCGCTGTTTGTAAAGCAAACTCGTTTTTATTGTTCAATGCAAAATTTGATCGCTTTGGTGAATCTTCATATCATGTAAACAAGAAAATCTGCAGCGTGTTCAGATGAAGAACTGTATGGAAATCAAattaatatatttcatttcatttcagatgaTTTTCTCTGTAACtatcatgttttcattctctgtgtgtgcatgtgtgtgtgtgtgtgtgtgtgtgtgtgtgtgtgtgtgtgtgtgtgtggaccttaAAGCATTAACCCAGTTCTATCAGTGAGTCTAGGATAATGGTGCCTTCAGGTACACCTCGAGAACTCAACATCAAATGTGTACCTTGACAtttattaagattttttttttttctacatttttttttttttttttttacattttttttttttttacattttttttataacaaATTATGCTGAAACTTGTTTGCGTGCTGGTGGTAAATTATAAATGTCAGTGAGCACAGATCACAAAACATTTATATACTTTAATATAATAAAAGGTTTTGACACTGGTATACCTGTGATGCACATTCATTTCCTCAGTGACTTTGTCGTGTAGAGTACATAATCTAGACGTGTTTTAGgactgataataaaaaaaagatagatagaataaaaaataagtaCATCTAAATATCTATCAACAATATTAAACTATATTTTGTGTGGAGGATTAtataattatttcatttatttacgAGGCAATTCGTTATATTTATGTTAAAAGCACTGGATGAATTGGcttgtgaaataaatgtgtgtttaaatatCCGCCAAtattaatcattttaatgatgCTGTGTTTGGAGGCAGTGGgaaagacagatgacagataTATTACAAGATGATATATCTTACAAGCATAATGTGAactaaaatacatttatgtTCAAATATCCATTATAATTGTAACATATTCAGAGGTTCAACTGATCTTATCTAATTTATGCGTTCAGTCGACTCCTCAGACTTTTTTACAGTAGTTCTTGTTTGAGGGGATGTTTTTCCATCCAGGAGTAGCGTTCTTTCCGACAGTCCTTAACGCAGCATAGAGCCGCGCCGCAGACACTGAAGGGTTAAACTCTGTAATAGGATGAATGGATATTGTGGCGAGCAGCATCTGATTACACGGAGACGCCAGTAGGCATCGGAGGGGGAAGACACTTATTATCTAACAGCCGAAACTCGTTTCCATTCCCCTCCGAGGGAGACAAACACGCACTTTATTGCTTATTTCTCCGTTTCGCTGTGGAGGTACAACTTAACTTTTTAACcgaggagagcaggagagacgTTAATCGACGGTTTGTTGTGAATTTGTCGGGGAGCAGAGGGCTTCAGGTCGGATCTTCTCATCGTATAAATGGCTGTGGGGGACCGACGGCTGACGACGGAGCAAACTTGAAAGATGTCGCAGTTTGTGGAGGCTTAAAAGAGGACAAAGTACTGCGTTTTTTGTAACGAAGATACACATCTGAGTTTTAATCTGTCAGAGTGAGAGGAGGGCGGCTGCAGCACCAGGAGCACGACTTAGGTTTTGGTTTGTTCCTCCAGGTTGGAGCGAAACAGGTAAGAAACCTCACCTGTCTGCGGCCAGCACATGTTGATCCTCTGCGGGCTTGTAattctgttttaaatgtgtatttatatcaCTGCGTGTGTACAGTCAGTGGTTTTTTACAGTGACAGACCGAGCTGTGTTCTCACAAACCGCCAAATACTGACAGTTGGCAGTCGCAcctaagctaacgttagcttacaCCTAGCTAGACTTTAGCTACGCTTTTTCCCATTCTTGTCGATTTATTCGACATCGCCATGTTGGTGACATCTTTGTTAATTTTACCTTCTGTTTTATGTAATACTATAACATTACTGGCTCATTACGGTAACATCTAGAACTTATTTATAAATTAAAGGCTGAGCAGTAACGGTTACACCCACCAAGTCTTAACGTTAGCTAGCACCAAGACCCTGCTGTTAGcttgtgttgctgcagcagctcataaAGTATAAAAAATAAGTAATTCTTCTTTAGCTGACATTTCAAAGCTATCTGAAGAGATTTTTAATCAGTAGGGGGCagaaaacccccaaaacaaGCCGACAGACACACAGCCCTGACATGCTGTTATCATATCAAGTTGCTAGGCTAACACATTAGCCAACAGTTGTATATTTACAAATCTAGCAAACACAGGATAACTATAATCCTGCaagctttttcacagcagacattttgagttGCCATATGAAGAAAATCACAGGTGTTAGTAATAATGCTTAATACCAGCACTTTATGTTTAGCTAGCTTCAAAGATGTTGCTGCTAGCTTAGGTTGCTGCCCCAGACTGAGCAACACTATCatcctgttgttgtttgtgtccatctgatTTGCAGGTCCAATATTCTCCTTatggctctgttttggtctccaccaactcctctaacgtctctttagctgctacatgttttgttcaccagctcgtcACTGCATTTGTCAGCCTGACAGTAGCCTGCAGTCAACATCtgtgttatgtgtttgtttgcgtaCACATGGCACGCAAGTCGGCTGtatggaaaaggaaaacagtttgAATAGAGTAAGATAACAGACTACGACACCATAAAGGAATTATACAGTAACAACAGAGGTGGTGATAGATCCACGAAGCCCAGAGGCTTATCACGTGACTCCTTTTGAGAGATAGACAAAATATCTGGAGCAAAATATGTGAAAACCACAACAATGCATTCATCTGTACAAGTTATGTGGAAAGTGGGTCAAAGCTGCAGCGTTGAAGGAGAATTCTTTGTGTTTAAGTTGTAGTTTGACACGACAGATTTCCTCTCGCTGTTATACAGTGTCACAAGATTATACAGACATGCAACGTTATACAAGCTCAAGATGTCAAAAAGCTCATTACCGCTGAATAAGGATGTATTGTATTTGCCACTTTTCCTCATAAAAGGACTGTGAAATGTCACTGATCGTGGCCCTTTGTAAATCCTTCTGATGTGGTCAAATTTACCAgaatttgtcttgtttttggttttgcacaATTATGGTAACatcatttcttttgaaaattGCAAACATTTGTAGGTTTTGAAGCAGCAACGTTTCTCGTGACTTTTACTTTGGAAAAACAGGCAATTAAGAGACCTCAAACCGAAACGAGTCCAGGAGTCCCTGACATGCAGCAGTATTACAGTAGGATCTATGGAGGGGtggggcaggcaggcaggcaggcaggcaggcaggcaggcaggcaggcaggtagaAACTTTCCCCCAGCTTCAGGCTTCAAATCCTGCCAAGCAAGTGGAATTTCatggaaacatgaaatatgtcaaCGCTGAACGCTAACTCCCACCCAGTCTGTCAGCTCTCCTCTGGTTGGTTCACTCATCagcttgtgctttttttttttaagtaaaattcaGGGAAGTGACAccagacaaacaaaactgaagagTAGGACACTGCTTCATTGTTTAATCACCTGTACACAGTTTTAGCATCAGAagtgacattttacagttacaTTGAATTGGAAGAGCATCTAAAATGACCTGAAAGATGATGTAAAAACATAGAAATCTGTATACTGCTACTCTAAATATAGCTTGAAAAACCTTTTCTGAAGTTGATTtgtataaaaacatgaaatagaTCAGGAggaataaatgtaataaaagttatttttaagataaaaaacatcagcaaaataagacaaaaataagaaattgattttatttgaagTTTGTATTCTCAGAAATGGTCTGACAGGATCGCTTCTATTCTAAGGTGTGGTCCATAGCTTTTATGCTTGGTTAATCACTGGGTGTATGTATAAATcatcagaaaactgtgaaaaataaccaaataatCTGCAaagtctgaccaacagtccatCCAGCGTACCAGCAACCAGAACCAGGAATCATCAAATGTTTGGAAATTTTACTTGAAAATTGATTCGAATAACAAGAAAAATGATGTCAATCATTCATCAGCATAGTTGGCGATTGATTTGTTGATGGAagaatcatttcagctgtgtttttcctgcactCAGGAACCTTTAGTCAGGGCTGTGTTTGGTCAGATTATGAATCCTGGGATTTCTGTGTTGCATTTTCTCGACAGCGAGGCTTAACGCAGTCATGCTGGAGTCAAATGTGAACAGCAGGGGAAACAGGTTCTGGGTTAATCTTTGGCAGCGTTGCCTGCGACGTGCAGCAGATTGTGCCAAGCCGGCCCCAGCCAGCGTCCCGCATGCAGAGCTGGGGGGTAGGGTGGGGGGCTGGCATGGAGGCGGTTCTGGCCCGGCGTGGCCTCAGTGATGTGGTTATGGTCAGAGATGAGCTGggaaagcagctgtgtgtgggaACAAGGCTGAGTTGTCCTTTTCGCTCCGTCTCTGGTCTGCTGTCCTCCGCCTCTCTGTGATCTGCTTTCgttttgtcttctgtcctcGCCTGTCAGACGCTACAGGAGTGAGATCACCACATGAGAGGGAGTGTGAAATGTTGACTCAATTACTGAAGACCTGCGACGACACGCGATTCACAGCTTAGAGATCAAATGCTGCTGCATTGTttcatggaaatgaaaaatggttTCGGTAATGTGATACTTTGGGGACAATTAGATGTGCTTTCATGGGAAGAGAAATGACTAATTATCACGTGGATATGTTGGAGAAAGTTCAGGAGAAGATGACATTCCAGCTTTATATTGCAACAACCAGTATCTCAGCTGAGTCTAACTTCTCCTGATGAAGGGGAAAGATAAAAAGTTATGCGCTGGCAAAAAGCtcaattcaaatatttaaaatctcATGCTTTTAGAAGCCAGAACTAGTCACCCTTTATTTAGAGCTGGTTGATTTAGTCATAATGAATCAAAACATGCGTCGCTGCAGGGGATGAAGCATTGAAACGAATGACAAATGAAGTTAGTGGATGTTCTGCTTTTGGTTTCCTTGGATCAGCGCTGTCTCTGCACCACGCCTGTTACCCCGTCCCTGATGTCCTCTAATATCTAACCTCATGTCATGAAGCAGcttgtttgtggttttgcttTATTTGATGCCGTGTTCATCACTAACCCCTTGCATTCATTGCTTGTGGAAAGAGGGTGGGGCTCTCGGCTCTGGCTTGGGAAAATTCAGAAGTGAAACTGGTTTCAAATTAGAAGTTACCCAATCATCATAATGGGAGGAGCAAAGATAAGCAGACTTTAACATGAGAATGAAGAGTTTTTAATTCATGGGGATCAAATAATGTGTCAGCTGATCAGAAAGCTTGCAAATCACCAAAACTGGGAGTTTAGTTTACTCTGTGCTCTGATATTCAGCTGTCACTTGAGTTTTAGGTGAAGTGGATCTTTCGATGCTTCAAGCATAAGTTATCTGTAAAAAGTCATGATTTCAGTCGCTGTGAACATGAATCTACATGATGTTCCTCATGATGGATCACTACAAAAACAAGTGCTCCTCAGTCCAAAGTTTGTCTTCACAGTAAGGCTGCATGATGTTTCTTCACCATACAATATATCATTTCTTGCATTGTCATCATTAATATCACAACATCTCAGATTAATAAAGGCAGAAATTTGATAATTTAGTTGTAAATCAGCTCACGTAGAATCACAGTTTTAAAAGCTGACACTCCCGTCCAAACTCATCGCCCGGGCAGGTAATTTTAGAGGTGTGAGCTAGCTGCTCTGACCTCCTGTTATGGGGCCGCTGGTCCCTGCCTGTTTCATTAGCCCTCCACTCCAGGCTCCACGTGTGGCATTTCACCACGACTCCCAGAATGTGCCACCTTCCAGCCAGCGCCGAGCCATATAACAGCAGCTGGTGCAGCTCCGGGCGCTGCAGGTCTGCAGGGGGGTCTAACCGCATGCTGCTCCGCTGTCTAACacacctctctgtgttttcccttcGCTGTCACGTCTGCTCTTCAGGGATCgtcctctctccgtctgtccctTTCTGCCTCTCAGGCCCGAGGAGACAAAGGCTGTCTTCTGTTTGGACATCTGTCCGTCTCTGTTTTCGTCTCTGATAAGGTAAGTTGTGCTGTCACTCTGGGATGTGCTTCATTGTTTTGGCCCTGTGCAACATGTgctttgtgtgctgtgtctgtccTATGCTGTCCTCTAATAACCGCACCGTAACGTTTAACATGCTGCGTTTGTTGAGTCACGCATATGCTTATTGTGTTTTGCGACCAACATTTTGGTTTTTAGGGACTTCCACGCAGTGATGTCTGCTGCACAAGCTGCCAGCTACTCATCCTCCTCTCAGCGTCTTGTTTTGCCGTCTTTTCACCTCATAAAGCCAGATTCAGAAGTCTGAAAACATACTTAGAAATGTGATGGAGCTGGATTAGATTGGTATCAGACCAATGAAGTAAGAGGATTTTCTAGCTGAATTACAACTCTAAATGTCACAAACCGCAATTCAAACTCGATGTTAAACAAGTAAAATAAGGCGCTGGCTATTTCTTAGCTCACGCTTATTCTAAAATGGATTTTGGCGCACAGTTTGGGAAAATCTGATGTTTCcagaagagctgctgtgttttttccagTTTGGAAGTCAGAAGCAGTCAGACGTAGGACGGGTCCATGTTGTCGTAGTGAAGACGAGTCAAACACGTCCGTCTCAAGCAGACGTCTCTTCAGCCTTCAGCAACATCACAGCGAGCAAAGTGAAACTGTTCTTTGGCCGCACGCTCAGTTTACCAAAGGACAGGTTCACAAGCACGTCGACATGTCGTTTTCTACAAAGGCAGGTCGAACAGACGTGTACAGTACTGTTCACCACATGCCCTGATGTGTCTTTTGATGGGACAAACCAGGACAAGTATTTCAGTCTTCAAATTCAGGCCTTTATAGTTCTTATTTACTTCAGTGAAATTATAATTAGAGCAGGTTTTAGTGAGCTCTATATTCTCTGGAGACTCGAGTCTTGATTACTCCCCCATGACTCAGTGGATCTGTCTGCCAGGATACGTTTAACAAACAGAAAGAGCGAGTATCGGGGATCCAGTGATAGCATCAGTTTGGTACGACACGTGACGCGGGGCTCACAGTTTGATGCATGACTTGATATACGACCAAATCTGTCATTTCTTCCTTCTTCTGGGCAGATTTGTTTTACCTTTGGActgagccaggccagctgtttcctgaCTTTCCAGGcaaaactaagctaagctaagctaagctaactggctgctggtttagcttcatatttattgtacagacatgagagtgatgtTGATCTTCTCATGTGACTCTTGGCACGAAGGTGAATTCAGTGTATTCTAAACTGCACTTTGAATCTTTAATTTTCATCTTCACACAAACTGAGTTCCTGCAGGACATTTTTTAGAGCTTGACTGTTAATTTCACCGTCTGTCTCTTAATGTGAGCAAACAAAAATTCTACCTTTTTGGATGTCGTTACAGTACAATCCATTTTTTAGCTTTGTGATGCACATTTTTATATCACTTTATATTGTTCCTCAATATAATAACTCTCTTATTGAGCGGTGTGCTGTTTACTGTGAGTGGTATACTGTTAACCATGGATGTGAAGATTTAAAGCTGCTGGCTGTGACTTCTTACAGCCTTCGCTCTTCACTCAGCATGTTTGTACTAACTTGGCAGTTTTTGACGCCACCGGGGGCCAAAGGAGCAGCGAGAATCCAGTCCTGTTGGCATTTTAGTGAAGCTTCAGCTACAGCGAAGCCACACACTGCGGTGGGTTGTAACATGGAAACGGGGCTAATAAAACAGCTTGAGGCCGATCTTATCCAAGAAGTGATTCATTCCACAgcactacatttacatttacagacTCTTTTTAGATAGATTTTAGTTCCCGACGTCCCTCAGCTGCCGTTTCAGGGGACAGATAGTTGTTTATCAAAACAAAGCCCGATGGTGGCTTTCGGAGTGGTTTATTTTTGCCAGCAGCAATCATCTTTGTGAGCATGGttatcattttctttctttaaacaGTGAGTCTCTCATTTTGGAAAGAGACGCAGCAGCGCTCTGGTACACAGCTGTGTCTCAGGCCAGCTGTTggcacaggaacagcagctGGAGTGAAAAAGCATCACAAAACGCTTCTGTTTATAGACGTTTGGAGCCTCCGGGCCCCGATGTGCACCCCCGTGCTCTCCCAAACTCTGCTGGAATGCAGACgtactgcagcagagcagcttatGGACTAATACTCTGCAGACCGCCACGTGCTCGATGTGTAGAAGCATATAGACGGAGCCGGGCGGCAGGGAAACTGTTGTTGTACATTAATCAGATTAATGACCGTGAGTTTTCCAGTGGAGCTTATGAGGTCTGGACCTGCCTCTCTATCCgtcactccctcctcctcaccccccccTCAGCTGgttgtccctcctcctcctcctcctcctcttcactggcCTGACCCATTTCTGTATAAACCAACAAccagaatctctctctctctctctctctctctctctctctctctctctctctctctctctctctctctctctctctctctctctaccatCACCCACCTCTTCAGCAGGCCTGTATTAGATGTAGATATCTCAGgattgtgtgtttgagtcacATGATTTACAGAAATTCATGACTGATCCTCTTTGTGCTCGTGAGCTGAGAAGTCTGCGTCTTtaagaaaatattaaacagaaataatCTCACAGTCAAATATTTGCCTTGACTGTGAGACGACTGATTCGTCTCGTGTTTACTgtcatttatctgacagcagaATCCAGTCAATGGTGTTGAATcgggctgtttttctgtggtAGTTTGGCTGACAGATCTACAGCTGTCCCACAGGTTTGCAGCTATAAAAGCCTTTGAAAATGTCTTAAACTCACAGATGTTGAAGTTTTTTTGCAAGCAGAACCctgatgtaaaaacacagatgacaaaTGCAACAACTCTTAAAGAAATACTGCACAGAGAGTCTTTAATGCGTCTCCGGTGGGTTTGAAAGGTGGCTGTGAAAGGTTCTATCTTGTCTGCTTGGGTCCATGCAGACTCCCAGAATTATGGCAACAAAGCCTGCTATTTGATGGATTGACATGAAACTTGGTGCCGATATCTGTGGTGCCTCGATCCCCTGACTTCTCATCTCGGgccaccatcaggccaaaatCTCACTTTGGTTTACGACGACAGATTGTCACTATGgtatgctgatgttagcatttagctcaaagcactgctgtggcTGAGCGtagcctcacacagctg of Chaetodon auriga isolate fChaAug3 chromosome 1, fChaAug3.hap1, whole genome shotgun sequence contains these proteins:
- the ero1a gene encoding ERO1-like protein alpha, translated to MKPVVFLFLLLQVSGSARGRCFCEVTGELEDCACDVETIDGFNNKQLFPKLQTLLESDYFRFYKVNLNKPCPFWTVSSHCGLRDCAVKPCSPNEVPEGIRSSPHSKYSAEANEQLFDCEQAKQLGAVDASLSEETREALLSWSRHDDEAERFCEVDDEESPDSQYVDLLLNPERFTGYRGPEAWQIWNSIYEENCFKPFTVRRPLIPSSSGSEAKTFYSWLEGQCVEKRAFYRLISGLHSSINVHLSARYLLDDSWFQKKWGHNVSEFRQRFDPELTAGEGPKRLRNLYFLYLIELRALAKALPFFQQPSFQLYTGRPEEDQDHKELLLHILQLARSFPLHFDETSLFAGDEKEAAKLKEDVRLAFVNISRIMDCVGCFKCRLWGKLQTQGLGTALKILFSERQIEALPSSSVQRPSFQLSRQEIVSLLNAFGRISTSIRELKTFRSLLAEER